From a single Dendropsophus ebraccatus isolate aDenEbr1 chromosome 8, aDenEbr1.pat, whole genome shotgun sequence genomic region:
- the LOC138798753 gene encoding bone marrow proteoglycan-like isoform X1, whose protein sequence is MLSLLLLLLVGTTFAQETEDFALESSDHLIEAANDEDETFDESFDDVYDEEESDENDLSLCQKSDQTEPDFSEKAVGDVCPNKGTCGVHVFFRPTPFFRAQQRCRCRGGSLSSIHSCQANNYARVIVRRTCRNISLVWIGVWKKNRCTPFRNIDGSRLDYTNWGCEQHRRKHRHHRHHRHHHRHHHRHCGRRCVAMNVQSGRWRAIRCNTRLPFICTF, encoded by the exons ATGTTGAGCCTTCTACTGCTGCTTTTGGTGGGGACCACCTTTGCTCAAGAAACTG AAGACTTTGCTCTGGAAAGTTCAGACCACTTAATTGAAGCTGCCAACGATGAAGATGAGACATTTGATGAGTCATTTGATGATGTTTACGATGAGGAAGAGAGTGATGAAAATGACTTGTCTTTGTGTCAAAAAAGTGACCAAACTGAGCCAGATTTTAGTGAAAAAGCAGTGGGTGATGTCTGTCCTAATAAAGGAACCTGCGGGGTCCATGTTTTCTTCAGACCTACACCCTTCTTTAGAGCCCAG CAAAGGTGTCGTTGTAGAGGAGGAAGTCTGAGCTCCATTCACTCCTGTCAAGCAAATAATTATGCGCGCGTAATAGTGAGGAGAACCTGTAGAAATATCAGCTTGGTTTGGATTGGTGTTTGGAAGAAGAATAGA TGCACTCCATTCCGTAACATTGATGGCAGCAGACTGGATTATACCAACTGGGGTTGTGAACAACACAGGCGCAAACACAGACACCACCGCCATCACCGACACCACCACCGACACCACCACAGACACTGTGGGCGACGGTGTGTTGCCATGAACGTACAAT CCGGCAGGTGGCGAGCTATAAGGTGCAACACACGGTTGCCCTTTATCTGCACTTTCTGA
- the LOC138798753 gene encoding bone marrow proteoglycan-like isoform X2 produces the protein MLSLLLLLLVGTTFAQETDFALESSDHLIEAANDEDETFDESFDDVYDEEESDENDLSLCQKSDQTEPDFSEKAVGDVCPNKGTCGVHVFFRPTPFFRAQQRCRCRGGSLSSIHSCQANNYARVIVRRTCRNISLVWIGVWKKNRCTPFRNIDGSRLDYTNWGCEQHRRKHRHHRHHRHHHRHHHRHCGRRCVAMNVQSGRWRAIRCNTRLPFICTF, from the exons ATGTTGAGCCTTCTACTGCTGCTTTTGGTGGGGACCACCTTTGCTCAAGAAACTG ACTTTGCTCTGGAAAGTTCAGACCACTTAATTGAAGCTGCCAACGATGAAGATGAGACATTTGATGAGTCATTTGATGATGTTTACGATGAGGAAGAGAGTGATGAAAATGACTTGTCTTTGTGTCAAAAAAGTGACCAAACTGAGCCAGATTTTAGTGAAAAAGCAGTGGGTGATGTCTGTCCTAATAAAGGAACCTGCGGGGTCCATGTTTTCTTCAGACCTACACCCTTCTTTAGAGCCCAG CAAAGGTGTCGTTGTAGAGGAGGAAGTCTGAGCTCCATTCACTCCTGTCAAGCAAATAATTATGCGCGCGTAATAGTGAGGAGAACCTGTAGAAATATCAGCTTGGTTTGGATTGGTGTTTGGAAGAAGAATAGA TGCACTCCATTCCGTAACATTGATGGCAGCAGACTGGATTATACCAACTGGGGTTGTGAACAACACAGGCGCAAACACAGACACCACCGCCATCACCGACACCACCACCGACACCACCACAGACACTGTGGGCGACGGTGTGTTGCCATGAACGTACAAT CCGGCAGGTGGCGAGCTATAAGGTGCAACACACGGTTGCCCTTTATCTGCACTTTCTGA
- the LOC138798754 gene encoding uncharacterized protein isoform X2, whose product MEENQSSDSQSNDDSATGTQTPDIQPSLVPGSGQQPNLLQLGGLQSYLILAAGQPVTTLQGSGLNVVPFGNNLSILQANGLRLPIIQTEGLQSLTNLTTGVKPTTSQAGSLPPQIFQLGGIQPSAVQIGPSVQSIGLKPQPYQLTGHPTQSSSLQSSTVQIGPTGQSIGLQPQILQSTEYQYKAQSAISSEIQSHGLTPVSYELTTPSVSVKQVNRQVQDARKKAAKSKSDIVTYVDVACSAYSVPKVKHTSTNTAKINKSIGTQANISLRSKSLGVQCPEGGNSSLRFLHSLQETSTQVEQTVWGSPTVVQDSDPALQRSVMYVQDMGPVGNVLPAYEAWQADELFLQDLQRIQRHRYMLYEPGQIQFDDVAIYFSKDEWEYLNEEDKDLYMEMMVKNYRTLHSLGWITVKPPLITMIEQGEDLYVKYPKQSGNPHISGLRRDSSGMKIVKSTEEEYNLHKFSERLRKSIDNFLTFCIQQTEDIMSGAAINLCSSEQGYPEGPFCQVNPLLSEKLALDERPFGCFRCERRFKRFCDLVSHQKFHPFENGFSCFQCRMPFKSAKVLTKHELTHTGEKPFICPRCGKRFFTQHLLDNHLGVNLKKNPYVCSECGKRFAKKYILRKHEMIHNREKPFLCSICGKGFTEEEDFNEHQRIHMEEHIYSCDFCGKRFSSKPSFEKHRQDHVNSQLFPDLEQQGPLLLLKQIQEGESVLPKELELQS is encoded by the exons ATGGAGGAGAACCAGTCTTCTGACTCGCAGAGCAATGACGACTCGGCAACAGGGACGCAGACGCCCGATATTCAGCCATCTTTAGTGCCTGGTTCTGGTCAGCAGCCTAACCTCTTACAGCTGGGTGGTCTTCAGTCGTACTTGATCCTTGCTGCGGGACAGCCTGTCACCACTTTACAAGGATCAGGGCTTAATGTAGTACCTTTTGGGAATAATTTATCCATACTCCAAGCCAATGGTCTTCGCCTGCCTATCATCCAGACAGAGGGTCTTCAGTCCTTGACAAATCTGACCACTGGCGTTAAGCCCACCACAAGCCAAGCTGGAAGCCTGCCACCTCAGATATTCCAGCTTGGTGGTATTCAGCCCTCCGCCGTCCAGATTGGTCCTTCTGTTCAGTCCATTGGACTCAAGCCACAACCTTACCAGCTCACAGGACACCCAACACAGTCAAGTAGTCTTCAGTCATCTACAGTCCAGATTGGTCCTACAGGTCAGTCCATTGGATTACAGCCACAGATATTACAGTCTACTGAATACCAATACAAAGCACAGTCCGCAATCTCAAGTGAGATCCAAAGCCATGGACTCACGCCTGTCTCGTATGAATTAACTACACCATCCGTTTCGGTGAAGCAGGTGAACAGGCAAGTTCAGGACGCTAGAAAAAAGGCTGCAAAGTCGAAGTCAGACATAGTGACTTATGTTGATGTGGCGTGCAGTGCTTACAGTGTACCAAAGGTGAAACACACCTCCACCAATACTGCAAAAATTAATAAGAGTATTGGAACTCAGGCAAACATTTCCTTGAGAAGTAAAAGCCTTGgtgtccagtgtcctgaaggcggGAACTCAAGTCTGAGATTTCTTCATTCACTCCAGGAAACATCCACCCAGGTGGAGCAGACTGTCTGGGGGAGTCCGACTGTTGTTCAAGACAGTGATCCAGCTCTCCAAAGGAGTGTTATGTATGTGCAGGACATGGGACCTGTAGGAAATGTGTTACCTGCCTATGAAGCTTGGCAGGCTGATGAATTATTTCTCCAGGACCTTCAGAGAATACAAAGGCACAGATATATGTTATATGAACCT GGTCAGATTCAGTTTGATGATGTGGCAATCTACTTCTCCAAGGATGAGTGGGAATATCTGAACGAAGAAGATAAAGACCTCTATATGGAGATGATGGTGAAGAATTACCGTACCCTTCACTCCCTCG GTTGGATCACTGTTAAACCTCCATTGATAACAATGATAGAGCAAGGAGAAGATCTCTATGTGAAATACCCCAAACAGTCTGGAAATCCTCATATATCGGGACTCAGGAGAG ATTCATCAGGCATGAAGATCGTAAAATCCACTGAAGAGGAATACAATTTACACAAGTTCTCGGAACGTTTGAGGAAAAGCATTGACAACTTTCTAACCTTCTGTATACAGCAAACTGAAGACATAATGTCAGGGGCTGCAATAAACCTTTGTTCATCAGAACAGGGATATCCTGAAGGGCCATTTTGTCAAGTGAACCCGTTGCTTAGTGAAAAGTTAGCTCTAGATGAGAGACCTTTTGGGTGTTTCAGGTGTGAAAGACGCTTCAAGCGTTTTTGCGATCTCGTGTCGCACCAGAAATTCCATCCATTTGAGAACGGCTTCTCCTGTTTTCAGTGCAGAATGCCATTCAAGAGCGCCAAAGTCTTGACGAAACACGAGCTGACTCATACCGGAGAAAAGCCATTTATATGCCCTAGATGTGGAAAACGTTTCTTTACACAACACTTGCTCGATAACCATCTTGGGGTAAATTTGAAAAAGAATCCGTATGTTTGCTCCGAATGTGGGAAACGTTTTGCTAAAAAGTACATCCTGCGGAAACACGAAATGATTCACAACCGGGAGAAACCTTTTCTGTGTTCAATCTGCGGCAAAGGCTTCACCGAGGAGGAGGATTTCAAcgaacatcagagaattcacatgGAAGAACATATATACTCGTGCGATTTTTGCGGAAAACGTTTCAGCAGTAAGCCCAGCTTTGAGAAGCATCGACAGGATCACGTGAATTCACAATTATTTCCCGATCTTGAACAGCAAGGTCCGCTACTTCTTCTCAAGCAGATTCAGGAAGGAGAATCTGTTCTGCCAAAGGAACTGGAACTCCAAAGCTAA
- the LOC138798754 gene encoding uncharacterized protein isoform X1 — translation MKGPQSYKALASSDRRVARLWESPSCAMEENQSSDSQSNDDSATGTQTPDIQPSLVPGSGQQPNLLQLGGLQSYLILAAGQPVTTLQGSGLNVVPFGNNLSILQANGLRLPIIQTEGLQSLTNLTTGVKPTTSQAGSLPPQIFQLGGIQPSAVQIGPSVQSIGLKPQPYQLTGHPTQSSSLQSSTVQIGPTGQSIGLQPQILQSTEYQYKAQSAISSEIQSHGLTPVSYELTTPSVSVKQVNRQVQDARKKAAKSKSDIVTYVDVACSAYSVPKVKHTSTNTAKINKSIGTQANISLRSKSLGVQCPEGGNSSLRFLHSLQETSTQVEQTVWGSPTVVQDSDPALQRSVMYVQDMGPVGNVLPAYEAWQADELFLQDLQRIQRHRYMLYEPGQIQFDDVAIYFSKDEWEYLNEEDKDLYMEMMVKNYRTLHSLGWITVKPPLITMIEQGEDLYVKYPKQSGNPHISGLRRDSSGMKIVKSTEEEYNLHKFSERLRKSIDNFLTFCIQQTEDIMSGAAINLCSSEQGYPEGPFCQVNPLLSEKLALDERPFGCFRCERRFKRFCDLVSHQKFHPFENGFSCFQCRMPFKSAKVLTKHELTHTGEKPFICPRCGKRFFTQHLLDNHLGVNLKKNPYVCSECGKRFAKKYILRKHEMIHNREKPFLCSICGKGFTEEEDFNEHQRIHMEEHIYSCDFCGKRFSSKPSFEKHRQDHVNSQLFPDLEQQGPLLLLKQIQEGESVLPKELELQS, via the exons ATGAAAGGTCCTCAAAGCTATAAGGCTTTAGCATCTTCCGACAGGAGAGTGGCGCGTCTGTGGGAGAG TCCTTCTTGTGCAATGGAGGAGAACCAGTCTTCTGACTCGCAGAGCAATGACGACTCGGCAACAGGGACGCAGACGCCCGATATTCAGCCATCTTTAGTGCCTGGTTCTGGTCAGCAGCCTAACCTCTTACAGCTGGGTGGTCTTCAGTCGTACTTGATCCTTGCTGCGGGACAGCCTGTCACCACTTTACAAGGATCAGGGCTTAATGTAGTACCTTTTGGGAATAATTTATCCATACTCCAAGCCAATGGTCTTCGCCTGCCTATCATCCAGACAGAGGGTCTTCAGTCCTTGACAAATCTGACCACTGGCGTTAAGCCCACCACAAGCCAAGCTGGAAGCCTGCCACCTCAGATATTCCAGCTTGGTGGTATTCAGCCCTCCGCCGTCCAGATTGGTCCTTCTGTTCAGTCCATTGGACTCAAGCCACAACCTTACCAGCTCACAGGACACCCAACACAGTCAAGTAGTCTTCAGTCATCTACAGTCCAGATTGGTCCTACAGGTCAGTCCATTGGATTACAGCCACAGATATTACAGTCTACTGAATACCAATACAAAGCACAGTCCGCAATCTCAAGTGAGATCCAAAGCCATGGACTCACGCCTGTCTCGTATGAATTAACTACACCATCCGTTTCGGTGAAGCAGGTGAACAGGCAAGTTCAGGACGCTAGAAAAAAGGCTGCAAAGTCGAAGTCAGACATAGTGACTTATGTTGATGTGGCGTGCAGTGCTTACAGTGTACCAAAGGTGAAACACACCTCCACCAATACTGCAAAAATTAATAAGAGTATTGGAACTCAGGCAAACATTTCCTTGAGAAGTAAAAGCCTTGgtgtccagtgtcctgaaggcggGAACTCAAGTCTGAGATTTCTTCATTCACTCCAGGAAACATCCACCCAGGTGGAGCAGACTGTCTGGGGGAGTCCGACTGTTGTTCAAGACAGTGATCCAGCTCTCCAAAGGAGTGTTATGTATGTGCAGGACATGGGACCTGTAGGAAATGTGTTACCTGCCTATGAAGCTTGGCAGGCTGATGAATTATTTCTCCAGGACCTTCAGAGAATACAAAGGCACAGATATATGTTATATGAACCT GGTCAGATTCAGTTTGATGATGTGGCAATCTACTTCTCCAAGGATGAGTGGGAATATCTGAACGAAGAAGATAAAGACCTCTATATGGAGATGATGGTGAAGAATTACCGTACCCTTCACTCCCTCG GTTGGATCACTGTTAAACCTCCATTGATAACAATGATAGAGCAAGGAGAAGATCTCTATGTGAAATACCCCAAACAGTCTGGAAATCCTCATATATCGGGACTCAGGAGAG ATTCATCAGGCATGAAGATCGTAAAATCCACTGAAGAGGAATACAATTTACACAAGTTCTCGGAACGTTTGAGGAAAAGCATTGACAACTTTCTAACCTTCTGTATACAGCAAACTGAAGACATAATGTCAGGGGCTGCAATAAACCTTTGTTCATCAGAACAGGGATATCCTGAAGGGCCATTTTGTCAAGTGAACCCGTTGCTTAGTGAAAAGTTAGCTCTAGATGAGAGACCTTTTGGGTGTTTCAGGTGTGAAAGACGCTTCAAGCGTTTTTGCGATCTCGTGTCGCACCAGAAATTCCATCCATTTGAGAACGGCTTCTCCTGTTTTCAGTGCAGAATGCCATTCAAGAGCGCCAAAGTCTTGACGAAACACGAGCTGACTCATACCGGAGAAAAGCCATTTATATGCCCTAGATGTGGAAAACGTTTCTTTACACAACACTTGCTCGATAACCATCTTGGGGTAAATTTGAAAAAGAATCCGTATGTTTGCTCCGAATGTGGGAAACGTTTTGCTAAAAAGTACATCCTGCGGAAACACGAAATGATTCACAACCGGGAGAAACCTTTTCTGTGTTCAATCTGCGGCAAAGGCTTCACCGAGGAGGAGGATTTCAAcgaacatcagagaattcacatgGAAGAACATATATACTCGTGCGATTTTTGCGGAAAACGTTTCAGCAGTAAGCCCAGCTTTGAGAAGCATCGACAGGATCACGTGAATTCACAATTATTTCCCGATCTTGAACAGCAAGGTCCGCTACTTCTTCTCAAGCAGATTCAGGAAGGAGAATCTGTTCTGCCAAAGGAACTGGAACTCCAAAGCTAA